A window of Chryseobacterium shandongense genomic DNA:
CTTTATTATCCAAGAATTTGATGCCTTCCACAAATCTTCCGTAATCATCCACAGAATAGGTTCCGGGAACCGTTTTTGGAAAATGAAACTTCACATCTCCGGATTTCATCTTCGGGAACTCCATCGTAACTGCCACCTTATCATCTTTTACATTCACAAGATCGATCGTGGTTTTAATGGATTGGGCATTCACCAGAAACGCGGTTAAAACGCCTAAGCTAAGTGCTATTTTTTTCATTGAGTTTAAAATTATAGTTAAATAGTTGTTGAAAATCTGTTTTTGTTACATCGTAACTGTTAAATTTTTTTTAAAAAAAAGACAAATTCTTTATTAAAAGATTTGTCTTCATTACTTTTTATTGTCATTGAACTTTTTTATACCTGATATAATAATTTTTATTGAATTGAACGGGACTACCGCTCTTCAATTTTACGGTCTGCCACTCCTCGGTAGGGTTTATCGTTTGTTCACCGTCTATTCTTAAAGGTAGTTTCAGGTTTTTTACGGCATTGGTATATCTGAATTTCAGCTCTTCACCGTTTTGACTGTACTCCAGAACAGGAACTTTTACAGACCTCAGGTATTGGTTGAAAACACTTGAAAAGTCAATTCCCGATTTATTTGAAATATAATTTTCAATCTGTTGCGTGGTTACCGTCTGATGGTAAAAATCTTTGTTGATACCTCTTAAGATTTCTCTGAATTTTTCGTCATTATTGATAACCTGTCGGATAGTGTGCAGCATGCTTGCTCCTTTAGGGTACATATCACCGCTTCCTTCATTTCGTACTCCATATTTTCCTATAATCGGAATATCGTTGCTTACGGTTTTATGAATTCCCTGCATATAAATATCCGCCGATTTTTTATCCATGAATTTTTCCGTGAAAAGAACTTCGGAATACATGGTAAATCCTTCGTGAACCCACATGTCGGCCTGATCTTTTGCCGTGATGTTGTTCGCAAACCACTCGTGACCGCTTTCGTGGATGATGATATAATCCCAGTTTAATCCTACGCCGGTTCCTGAAAGATCATTTCCTAAGTATCCATTAGCATATCCGTTTCCATATGCTACATTGCTCTGGTGTTCCATCCCGAGATAAGGTGATTCAACGAGTTTGTAAGAATCTTCATAAAAAGGATAGGGACCAAACCAGTATTCAAAAGCAGAAAGCATCGTTTTTACCTGCTGAAATTGTTTTTTGGCTTTATCAAGATTATAGTTCATTACCCAATAGTCAAGATCAAGCTTGCCTTTTTCGCCGCTGAAAGTATCTTTAAAATTAACGTATTTTCCGATATTTGGAATGATAGAATATGCATTGATCGGATTTTTGACTTCCCAGGTGTAACTTGTTTTATCACCCTCCGTTTTTTTACTGATGAGCCTTCCGTTTCCTACACCCACCAGATCTTTTGGTGTTATGATTCTCATGACCACTCCGTTTTCAGGTTCGTCACTCCAGATATCTTTGGTCGGAAGCCAGATTGACGCTCCGATGCCTTCATCCGCAACACTCATCCAGGGATTTCCTTTTTCATCTTTGGTGAATACCCATCCTCCGTCCCAGGGTGCATTTTTTGCAATTCTCGGATTTCCGGAGTACGTAACGTCAATCGTATATTTTTCTCCTTTTTTGAATGTTTTATTGGCTTTGATCCAGATAAAATCGCCATCTTGTTTATATTCTGCAATAGGGAAACTTGCTTCCACTTTTTCTGCTTTCATCGGTTGTTGAAGATCTACCTGAAACGTAGGATTTTTAACATCTTTAGTGATTTCAAAGCTGATTGTATTATTTCCTTTAATGCTTTTTGTAGCGAAATCCGGTTCTACGGAAAGATCATATTTTTTTACATCCCAGAAGTTCCTGAATTCCGTATCGGAACCTTTTAAGGTGTCCTGTTTTGTAAAGGTTTTATCTCTCTCAAAAAATTGTCCGAAAACCAATCCCGAAGCCAATAAAAGTGTATATGAAAGCTTTTTCATCTGAATTAAAAAATTAATAGACTAAAATAAAGAATTAATCAATGCTTGCATTTGTTTTGATAACAAATTTCATCAATATGACGTAAAAAAATAATTTTTGTTACATGATTTGCAGCTATGATTTAATAACCAGCTATTTCCGCTGTGAATTCCCCTCCATTGGAGGGGTGGCGAAAATTCTTCAGAATTTTTGACGGGGTGGTTACAATACAATTACAATACTTTCATACATATATTTCAGAACTATTACAGCCGTAAGATAAAGATCCTAGCCGCGATTGCAGCAATTGTTTAAGCTCATTCTGTAAGTTTTGGGTTGCGGCGGCAAAGCCGCCGCAACCCAAAACTTACAGAATAGCGAGTGCGGAAAGCGCGAAAAAGCTCCTAAAAAAAATCCCGCAGAAAAATCCGCGGGACTATATTTTCAATGTTGATTTGATTATTTCTGAACAGCCGGTAAATTATTCGCAGCTTTCTGTACTTTTTTATAGGTGTAAGAACACATAATAATACTGAATTCGTAAAGGAGCAGCAATGGAAATGCAGCCATCAGCATACTTAAAACATCGGCCGGAGTGATAATTGCCGCTACCACCATAATAAGAACAATAGCGTGTCGACGATAGGTTTTCATAAATATAGGGGTCAATATCCCAATATTTGTAAGAAAATAAATAAGAACCGGAAAAAGGAAAATAACACCCATTCCCAAAACGACCTGTAAAAACAATGTCGTATAATCACTTAAATCGTAAAGCGGAATAATTATATCAGAAATTTTAAAGATTACTCCGAAGTTAACTGCAAAGGGAAGGATTAGATAATATCCGCATAAAACGCCTGTCATAAACAGAATCCATACGGAATTGATGATGAAAATAGAGTTCTTTCTTTCATTAGGATGAAGGGCCGGACTGATGAATCTCCACAGTTCCCAAACTATGTAAGGGAAAGCCAGAACAATGCCGCCAAACAGAGATACCGCCATCATGACATTAAACTGCTGATACAATTTGCTGGCACGTACCGGAAAATCTTTAGGAAGATGAATGCTGTCTTCACCTAAAATCATTCTTGAAAAATGATTGACCATTTCAAAAGTGGCAAAATCGTTTCTGGTGGGACCAAAAAAGATGTGATCCATAATCCAGTTGATATTAAAGCCGATAATAACCGCCGCAACGATGATGGCAAGAATCGAACGGATGAGGTGTCCTCTTAATTCCCCAATATGTCCAAGAAAAGACATGTCTTTATCACTCACAGGATAGTATTTTTTAAGGTTTCAAATGTATGAAAAAGTTTCGGTATGTGAAGAGCGGGGATGATGGAAGATAAAGTTTAATTTGTCATCTTCCTGCTTCCAGCTTAATTAATTCCTTCATCGAGCAGTTTATGGAGATCAATGATTCCGAAATACTTTCCGTTTTCCGTCACCACAAGCTGTCCGATATTGTTTTCTTTTAAAATGTTCATGGCTTCTTTTGCCAATGCTGTTCTTTCAATAGTTTTCGGGTTGGCAGACATGATGTCTTTTGCCAGCACTTTTGAAATATCGTCCCCTTTCAATAACATTCTTCTCAAATCTCCGTCGGTAATCACTCCTATAATCTCATCGTTATTGGTAACGACAGTAATTCCGTGACGTGATCCGCTGATGGAAATGATAACGTCTTTAACGGTATCATTTTCCGTTACACTAGGTTTTTGTGAAGAAAGGAAATCATTTACTTTTGAGATCAGGTTTTTTCCAAGGCTTCCTCCCGGATGAAATTTTGCGAAATCATTAGCTTTAAAATCATTCATTTCCATCAAAGCAATGGCCAGAGCATCTCCCAAAGCCATCTGTAAAGTTGTAGAGCTTGTTGGGGCAAGCTTGTTGGGGCAAGCTTCCATATCGACATGCGTATCCAGAATAATTTCAGAAAACTCGGCGAGTTTACTTGTCTTATTTCCCGTCATCCCAATCAGTGCAGAAGAGTAATCTCTAAGGTAAGAAACCAGATTCACAATTTCAGGCGAATTTCCGGAGTTGGAAATGCACAACACCACATCCTGTTTCTGGATTACACCAAGATCTCCGTGAATGGCTTCCGAAGCATGTAAAAACTGAGAGGGTGTTCCTGTAGAATTAAGCGTTGCCACGATTTTATTGCCTACGTGTGCCGATTTTCCGATTCCTACTACGATCAGTTTCCCTTTTGCCGAATGAATGATTTCTACGGCACGGGCAAAATCATCATTTAATCGGTCCCGAAGTTTTTCAAGTTCTGAAATTTCTATTTCTAAAGTGCTTTTAGCTATTGAGATGATGTCGGATCTTTCCATTTTACTTACATAAGGCATATAAAAATCAATTAAAAAACCGTTATTTCTAAAAGAATTTTTATTATAAATATAATTTTTTATAAATTCGTTCGCTTTTATTTTAAGCGAAAAATTCATAACTTTGGATTAGATGCAAATTTAGCAATAAAATTAGATGAGCGCAAAAAAAGCCAATTTATCAGGCGAATTGAAAAAATATTTCGGGTTTTCTACTTTTAAAGGGCAGCAGGAACAAATTATTGAAAACCTTCTGAACGGAAAAGATATATTTGTTTTAATGCCTACCGGAGGTGGAAAATCCTTATGCTACCAGCTTCCGGCACTTATTTCCGAAGGTACGGCCATCGTGGTTTCTCCTTTGATAGCTTTAATGAAAAATCAGGTGGATGCAGTGAACGGACTTTCATCTGATAATGGAGTTGCCCATGTTTTGAATTCATCATTAAACAAAACACAGACCAAACAGGTTTTCGACGATATAAAAAGCGGAAAAACAAAGCTTCTTTATGTAGCTCCGGAATCCCTTATTAAAGAAGATTATCTTGACTTTCTGAAAGAGGTGAAAATCTCATTTTTTGCCATAGACGAGGCGCACTGTATTTCAGAATGGGGACACGATTTCAGACCCGAATACAGAAACC
This region includes:
- a CDS encoding M1 family metallopeptidase, producing MKKLSYTLLLASGLVFGQFFERDKTFTKQDTLKGSDTEFRNFWDVKKYDLSVEPDFATKSIKGNNTISFEITKDVKNPTFQVDLQQPMKAEKVEASFPIAEYKQDGDFIWIKANKTFKKGEKYTIDVTYSGNPRIAKNAPWDGGWVFTKDEKGNPWMSVADEGIGASIWLPTKDIWSDEPENGVVMRIITPKDLVGVGNGRLISKKTEGDKTSYTWEVKNPINAYSIIPNIGKYVNFKDTFSGEKGKLDLDYWVMNYNLDKAKKQFQQVKTMLSAFEYWFGPYPFYEDSYKLVESPYLGMEHQSNVAYGNGYANGYLGNDLSGTGVGLNWDYIIIHESGHEWFANNITAKDQADMWVHEGFTMYSEVLFTEKFMDKKSADIYMQGIHKTVSNDIPIIGKYGVRNEGSGDMYPKGASMLHTIRQVINNDEKFREILRGINKDFYHQTVTTQQIENYISNKSGIDFSSVFNQYLRSVKVPVLEYSQNGEELKFRYTNAVKNLKLPLRIDGEQTINPTEEWQTVKLKSGSPVQFNKNYYIRYKKVQ
- a CDS encoding KpsF/GutQ family sugar-phosphate isomerase — translated: MERSDIISIAKSTLEIEISELEKLRDRLNDDFARAVEIIHSAKGKLIVVGIGKSAHVGNKIVATLNSTGTPSQFLHASEAIHGDLGVIQKQDVVLCISNSGNSPEIVNLVSYLRDYSSALIGMTGNKTSKLAEFSEIILDTHVDMEACPNKLAPTSSTTLQMALGDALAIALMEMNDFKANDFAKFHPGGSLGKNLISKVNDFLSSQKPSVTENDTVKDVIISISGSRHGITVVTNNDEIIGVITDGDLRRMLLKGDDISKVLAKDIMSANPKTIERTALAKEAMNILKENNIGQLVVTENGKYFGIIDLHKLLDEGIN
- the tatC gene encoding twin-arginine translocase subunit TatC translates to MSFLGHIGELRGHLIRSILAIIVAAVIIGFNINWIMDHIFFGPTRNDFATFEMVNHFSRMILGEDSIHLPKDFPVRASKLYQQFNVMMAVSLFGGIVLAFPYIVWELWRFISPALHPNERKNSIFIINSVWILFMTGVLCGYYLILPFAVNFGVIFKISDIIIPLYDLSDYTTLFLQVVLGMGVIFLFPVLIYFLTNIGILTPIFMKTYRRHAIVLIMVVAAIITPADVLSMLMAAFPLLLLYEFSIIMCSYTYKKVQKAANNLPAVQK